ACTACACGCCGAACACCACGGAGTCCCCGGAGAACCTGGCGCTGATGCGGCTCATAGACGGGCAGTATCTGCGCACGCCATTCTACGGGTATCCGCGCATGACGTGGTGGCTCAACGAGCAGGGTCTGGGCGTCAACGCCAAGCGCGTTGCGCGGCTGATGCGGGTGATGGGGCTGCAGGCGGCGCTGCCCGGCCCGCACACGAGCCGCCCGCATCCCGGACACAAAATATACCCGTATTTACTGCGCGGAATGGAGATATGCGCCCCCAACGAGGTGTGGTCGGCGGACATCACCTACATCCCGATGCGCCGGGGCTTCATGTACCTGGTGGCCGTGATGGACTGGTTCAGCCGCTATGTGGTCGCGTGGGATTTGTCGAACAGCATGGAGGCGGGATTTTGCGCCGCCGCGCTTTCCAGCGCGCTGCGAACGGGGCGTCCCCGCATCTTCAACACGGACCAGGGCAGCCAGTTCACGAGCGAGGAGTTCACCGGGACGCTGCTGCGGGCCGGAGTCCAGATAAGCATGGACGGGCGGGGCCGGGCGCTGGACAATGTGTTCATCGAGCGGCTGTGGCGCAGCGTGAAATACGAGGATGTCTACCTGCACGACTACGAGGACGGGCACGCCCTGCACAGGGGGCTTTCACGCTACTTTCGTTTTTACAACCATGAGCGGCCCCACAGCAGCCTTGGCAACGGCACACCGGCAAACTGCCACAACAGAAGGGACTAGGCCCTGGAAAATCGCGCACCGTTTTGGGGCCGCTCCGCTCCGGCCTTAGTCCGCCTGG
The sequence above is a segment of the Candidatus Hydrogenedentota bacterium genome. Coding sequences within it:
- a CDS encoding IS3 family transposase (programmed frameshift), with amino-acid sequence MGQTRKSHSKEFKAKVALEAVKGMQSLGELASRFKVHPTQITQWKRQLVENAPQMFERGGKGHPADGEALTAPLYQEIGRLKMEVDFLQKKTLSAPAKERRAWIEPGHPHVPVARQCALLQLPRSSAYYTPNTTESPENLALMRLIDGQYLRTPFYGYPRMTWWLNEQGLGVNAKRVARLMRVMGLQAALPGPHTSRPHPGHKIYPYLLRGMEICAPNEVWSADITYIPMRRGFMYLVAVMDWFSRYVVAWDLSNSMEAGFCAAALSSALRTGRPRIFNTDQGSQFTSEEFTGTLLRAGVQISMDGRGRALDNVFIERLWRSVKYEDVYLHDYEDGHALHRGLSRYFRFYNHERPHSSLGNGTPANCHNRRD